In Zingiber officinale cultivar Zhangliang chromosome 3B, Zo_v1.1, whole genome shotgun sequence, a single window of DNA contains:
- the LOC121968260 gene encoding transcription factor CYCLOIDEA-like, which yields MKMPPYPLQSSTLDPEKSFSPNQQVVFSTSPSTLNLSPYPYPHPYCFSSISSPSFSLSTSNYDSLLEASLDGVSVVAAAPSPALPHPAAKEVAGPAAAGTEPSNRRKRFRTDRHSKILTSQGLRDRRMRLSLGVARQFFRLQDMLGFDKASHTINWLLHQSKPAIDLLATCSALNNTNTQTLNSSGIFWTTQSSASSECEVVSSYSTPKAMPTTDVTPLFPPPSKPMGHSRFAVEASLDGRFTRESREKARARARERTMEKKKTKSSEHHQF from the coding sequence ATGAAGATGCCGCCTTATCCTCTTCAATCCTCAACTCTAGATCCAGAGAAGTCCTTTTCTCCGAACCAGCAAGTTGTGTTCAGCACGTCCCCTTCCACTCTCAACCTCAGTCCCTACCCGTACCCCCACCcctactgcttctcctccatctcttctccttccttctctcTCTCGACCTCCAACTACGATTCCCTGCTCGAGGCCTCCCTTGACGGTGTGTCGGTGGTAGCAGCAGCGCCATCTCCGGCTCTTCCTCATCCAGCGGCAAAGGAGGTTGCCGGTCCCGCAGCTGCAGGGACGGAACCTAGCAACCGGCGAAAGCGTTTCAGAACCGACCGACACAGCAAGATACTCACCTCCCAAGGCCTGAGGGACCGGCGGATGCGGCTCTCCCTCGGAGTCGCCCGCCAGTTCTTCCGTCTCCAGGACATGCTCGGCTTCGACAAGGCGAGCCACACCATTAATTGGCTGCTCCACCAGTCCAAGCCCGCCATCGATCTCCTCGCTACATGTTCTGCGCTCAACAATACAAACACCCAAACCCTCAACAGTAGTGGCATTTTCTGGACCACCCAGTCGTCTGCTTCATCCGAGTGCGAAGTAGTCTCCAGTTACTCCACCCCCAAGGCCATGCCAACCACTGACGTCACGCCACTGTTTCCTCCTCCGTCTAAACCCATGGGACATTCTCGGTTTGCAGTGGAAGCTTCGCTTGATGGAAGATTCACGAGGGAGTCGAGAGAGAAAGCGAGAGCTAGGGCAAGGGAGAGAACGATGGAAAAGAAGAAGACTAAGAGCTCCGAGCACCACCAGTTTTGA
- the LOC121968262 gene encoding cyclin-U1-1-like — translation MDSVSGGDDAEATVVVLEALAHSLERMVVRNELVASEEGTEAEKKSRGLAAFRGAQPPGIDLRKYMERLHRYTRCSASCFVVSYVYIDRAAHQHPSSAVVSRNVHRLVLTGLLLASKFLDDTHRNNAFFAKVGGVCNGELNRMELELLFLLDFNLVVGWREFETYCRHLNVDMEKLMPTKDVETRVSTKIINTDQVEVFLNGLAPSASHRRSIDL, via the exons ATGGACTCCGTTTCTGGCGGAGACGACGCGGAAGCCACGGTCGTCGTGCTTGAGGCACTGGCGCACTCGCTGGAGAGGATGGTGGTCCGCAATGAGCTGGTCGCCAGCGAGGAGGGGACAGAGGCGGAGAAGAAGAGTAGGGGGCTCGCGGCGTTCCGTGGAGCGCAGCCTCCGGGGATCGACCTACGGAAGTATATGGAGCGGCTCCATCGGTACACTCGGTGCAGCGCCTCGTGCTTCGTGGTGAGCTACGTGTACATCGACCGAGCTGCACACCAGCATCCGAGCTCCGCAGTTGTCTCGCGCAACGTCCACCGCCTCGTCCTCACCGGCCTCCTCCTCGCCTCCAAGTTCCTCGACGACAC GCATCGCAACAACGCATTCTTTGCGAAGGTGGGAGGTGTGTGCAATGGAGAATTGAACCGAATGGAACTAGAGCTGCTCTTTTTGCTTGACTTCAATCTGGTGGTTGGTTGGCGCGAGTTTGAGACCTATTGCCGCCATCTAAATGTGGATATGGAAAAGCTGATGCCGACGAAGGATGTAGAGACTCGCGTTTCCACCAAAATAATTAATACTGATCAAGTCGAAGTTTTTCTCAATGGACTCGCTCCTTCTGCCTCGCATCGCCGTTCTATAGATTTGTGA